In Halarcobacter bivalviorum, a genomic segment contains:
- the fdh3B gene encoding formate dehydrogenase FDH3 subunit beta codes for MGKQPEFARMKFYCDENLCIDCNGCVVACKEAHEVPVGVNRRKVVTVNEGVVGKEISVSMACMHCSDAPCQQVCPVDCFYIRTDGIVLHDKDKCIGCGYCLFACPFGAPQFPKDGAFGTKGKMDKCTMCAGGPEETNSAEEFHKYGQNRISEGKVPMCASMCSTKALLVGDSDEVALIKTYRATHKGKGIATESYGW; via the coding sequence ATGGGAAAACAACCAGAATTTGCAAGAATGAAATTTTATTGTGATGAAAACCTATGTATCGATTGTAACGGATGTGTAGTTGCTTGTAAAGAGGCACACGAAGTTCCAGTAGGAGTTAACAGAAGAAAAGTTGTTACAGTAAATGAAGGTGTAGTAGGGAAAGAGATTTCTGTATCTATGGCTTGTATGCACTGTAGTGATGCTCCTTGTCAACAAGTTTGTCCAGTAGATTGTTTCTATATCAGAACTGATGGAATTGTTTTACATGATAAAGACAAATGTATCGGTTGTGGTTATTGTCTATTTGCTTGTCCTTTTGGAGCTCCTCAGTTCCCTAAAGATGGTGCATTTGGAACAAAAGGAAAAATGGACAAATGTACTATGTGTGCGGGAGGTCCTGAAGAGACTAACTCTGCTGAAGAGTTCCATAAATATGGACAAAATAGAATTTCAGAAGGTAAGGTTCCTATGTGTGCTTCAATGTGTTCTACTAAAGCGCTTCTTGTTGGTGATTCTGACGAGGTTGCTTTAATTAAAACATATAGAGCTACGCATAAAGGAAAAGGTATCGCAACTGAATCTTATGGATGGTAA
- a CDS encoding cytochrome b/b6 domain-containing protein translates to MNNSSFYERNKAYILTFLGLSLVGFIFLEFLMVIDWDYFMRYKLAILLTGNLDGVLTPPSSTYEAMVNKAFGPGYEAFAPEIIRASNERQLFIWWVFVAEIALFCFMYVKYGRQEAVITRPDDQVQVFSLFQRFVMIANVLIVITLIITGFNITWGLRSGGGDIAFFLRGLHEVTGIAWFPIWLLMSIIAFKDAKLLVKNSLTNKFILPGKYKPMKRIIYFFFVIMGGGLLVSGFLIWFLHPDAFTHGEFIQFKRLLLYVHFGSSVMIMFFMMDFVYSVAVAVKGNIQGIITGKYPREHLEQLAPDVLADIEGKGK, encoded by the coding sequence ATGAACAATAGCTCGTTTTATGAAAGAAATAAGGCATATATTTTAACATTTTTAGGGCTATCATTAGTAGGATTTATTTTCTTAGAATTCTTAATGGTAATTGATTGGGATTACTTTATGAGATATAAGTTAGCAATCCTATTAACAGGGAATCTGGATGGAGTTTTAACTCCTCCAAGTTCTACTTATGAAGCTATGGTTAATAAAGCCTTTGGTCCAGGATATGAAGCTTTTGCCCCAGAGATTATTAGAGCAAGTAATGAGAGACAACTTTTTATTTGGTGGGTATTTGTTGCTGAAATTGCACTTTTCTGTTTTATGTATGTAAAATATGGAAGACAAGAAGCAGTAATTACAAGACCAGATGACCAAGTTCAAGTATTCTCTTTATTTCAAAGATTTGTAATGATTGCAAATGTTTTAATCGTAATTACACTTATTATTACTGGTTTTAACATTACATGGGGATTAAGATCAGGTGGTGGAGATATCGCATTTTTCTTAAGAGGACTTCATGAAGTAACTGGAATCGCGTGGTTCCCAATTTGGTTACTAATGAGTATTATTGCATTTAAAGATGCTAAATTATTAGTTAAAAATAGTTTAACAAATAAATTTATCTTACCAGGTAAATATAAACCTATGAAAAGAATTATTTATTTCTTCTTTGTTATTATGGGTGGTGGTTTACTTGTAAGTGGATTTTTAATCTGGTTTTTACATCCAGATGCATTTACTCATGGAGAGTTTATACAATTTAAGAGATTATTATTATATGTTCACTTTGGTTCATCTGTAATGATTATGTTCTTTATGATGGATTTTGTATATTCTGTAGCAGTAGCTGTAAAAGGAAATATTCAAGGTATTATTACTGGAAAATATCCAAGAGAACATTTAGAGCAATTAGCACCAGATGTTTTAGCTGATATTGAAGGAAAAGGGAAGTAG
- the fdhD gene encoding formate dehydrogenase accessory sulfurtransferase FdhD — MTKPYRSENFSPFHTNSSQYCKEVIIDRIYEDGSEVLEDYVIKEEKVEFFLNGEKFLSVMTIAKNQDAHIVGFLLSEAVIKTVDDIQSINVSEDGLKVEVIANVSQEGFENLFKEKTLTSGCCVGVTGNAEKTFDCAFVSTDYTIKAKDILSHMKKFNKPSELFDNTGCVHKAELVLEDGTVYISEDIGRHNAIDKVIGQASLDRKDVKRSVLYASGRLSMEMVVKCVMHKIPIVVSKAAVTFQGIKSANEHGITLIGFARNSKMNLYTHTGRVHV; from the coding sequence ATGACTAAGCCATACAGAAGTGAAAACTTCTCCCCTTTTCATACTAATTCTTCTCAATATTGCAAAGAAGTAATAATTGATAGAATCTATGAAGATGGGTCTGAAGTTTTAGAAGATTATGTAATAAAAGAAGAAAAAGTTGAATTCTTTTTAAATGGTGAAAAGTTTTTATCTGTAATGACAATTGCAAAAAACCAAGATGCACATATTGTTGGATTTTTATTAAGTGAAGCAGTTATTAAAACTGTGGATGATATTCAATCAATAAATGTAAGTGAAGATGGTTTAAAAGTAGAAGTTATAGCAAATGTTAGTCAAGAAGGATTTGAAAACCTATTTAAAGAAAAAACTCTAACTTCAGGTTGTTGTGTTGGTGTAACAGGAAATGCAGAGAAGACTTTTGATTGTGCTTTTGTAAGTACTGATTATACTATTAAAGCAAAAGATATTTTATCTCATATGAAAAAGTTTAATAAACCAAGTGAACTTTTTGATAATACAGGTTGTGTTCATAAAGCAGAATTAGTGCTTGAAGATGGTACAGTATATATTTCAGAAGATATTGGAAGACACAACGCAATTGATAAAGTTATTGGTCAAGCTAGTTTAGATAGAAAAGATGTAAAAAGGTCAGTTCTTTATGCTAGTGGAAGATTATCAATGGAAATGGTTGTAAAGTGTGTTATGCATAAAATACCAATTGTTGTTTCAAAAGCAGCAGTAACATTTCAAGGTATTAAAAGTGCAAACGAACATGGTATCACTTTAATTGGTTTTGCAAGAAACAGTAAAATGAACCTTTATACTCATACAGGAAGAGTTCATGTCTAG
- a CDS encoding ModE family transcriptional regulator, whose protein sequence is MSSIDDNVNIQLDNTQKELLLNNLDADGRLSCLKAFKVARLIGKKPKEMSAVTKSLGIKITNCELGVFGKLKFFDPNIEVYKNLKESYNGAKQLECKILFEEARNSSLKTVGSTVKNSDIEVTNCQLGCFRERKGKVAKTK, encoded by the coding sequence ATGTCTAGTATAGACGATAATGTAAATATACAATTAGATAATACACAAAAAGAGTTATTATTAAATAATCTTGATGCTGATGGTAGATTATCATGTCTTAAAGCTTTTAAAGTTGCAAGATTAATTGGTAAAAAACCAAAAGAGATGTCAGCCGTGACAAAAAGTTTAGGAATTAAAATCACAAATTGTGAATTGGGAGTTTTTGGAAAATTAAAATTCTTTGATCCTAATATTGAAGTTTATAAAAACTTAAAAGAGAGCTACAATGGAGCAAAACAATTAGAGTGTAAAATTCTATTTGAAGAGGCTAGAAATAGTAGTTTAAAAACAGTAGGTTCTACAGTTAAAAATTCTGACATTGAAGTTACAAATTGTCAGTTAGGATGTTTTAGAGAAAGAAAGGGTAAAGTTGCCAAAACTAAATAG